The following coding sequences are from one Azospirillum sp. TSH100 window:
- a CDS encoding GAF domain-containing protein codes for MSTLESSPAPAPAPAPVPASPRRWFGLRPVALLELMLFFGVALGLDAWIGSGLRFEGVQPHPFWIPVLLLAIQYGTNEGVLAALVASAALRLGNMPDAGIDQDLYDHLFTLTREPILWLVAAVLFGELRMRQLREREELRAGLATARQEAEAIARSYRALKSVKESLETRVAGQLRTVFTLYQAAKSIDHLDEGEVMLGIADLVRTVMKPEKFSLFLLNNDVLESVTNEGWDDENDSYARWFDSGTPLFQTVIARQRQLCVNRADDERILAGEGVLAGPLISSDTGEVVGMVKIESLGFTDLSVNTVENFRILCEWIGTALAKARQYRTANEQRVFTDEALYSSSYIGRQAEFLALLGRRMGFETTAITIRPTGLSRLSVAQRADLAAAIGEAVRGSLRDTDLACDFGHQGTSFGVVLAGTPLEGAKQVEAKLERAVREALPAGLSNIPIGFVTRRIDPPESAAPSAGEGMA; via the coding sequence ATGAGCACGCTCGAGTCCAGCCCTGCTCCGGCTCCCGCTCCGGCCCCCGTTCCGGCATCGCCCCGCCGCTGGTTCGGTCTGCGGCCGGTCGCCCTGCTGGAACTGATGCTGTTCTTCGGCGTCGCGCTGGGTCTTGATGCCTGGATTGGATCCGGATTGCGCTTCGAGGGGGTGCAGCCGCATCCCTTCTGGATCCCGGTCCTGCTGCTGGCGATCCAGTACGGCACCAACGAGGGCGTGCTGGCCGCACTGGTGGCCTCGGCGGCCCTGCGGCTCGGCAACATGCCCGATGCCGGGATCGACCAAGACCTCTACGACCATCTCTTCACCCTGACGCGCGAGCCGATCCTGTGGCTGGTCGCCGCCGTGCTGTTCGGCGAGCTGCGGATGCGCCAGCTGCGCGAGCGCGAGGAGCTGCGTGCCGGTCTCGCCACCGCCCGGCAGGAGGCGGAGGCGATCGCCCGGTCCTACCGCGCCCTGAAATCGGTGAAGGAAAGCCTGGAAACCCGCGTCGCCGGCCAGCTGCGCACCGTCTTCACCCTCTATCAGGCCGCCAAGTCCATCGACCATCTCGACGAGGGCGAGGTGATGCTGGGCATCGCCGACCTCGTCCGCACCGTCATGAAGCCGGAGAAATTCTCGCTGTTCCTGCTGAACAACGACGTTCTCGAATCGGTGACCAACGAGGGGTGGGACGATGAGAACGACAGCTACGCCCGCTGGTTCGACAGCGGGACGCCGCTGTTCCAGACCGTCATCGCCCGCCAGCGCCAGCTTTGCGTCAACCGGGCCGACGACGAGCGCATCCTGGCCGGCGAAGGCGTGCTGGCCGGTCCGCTGATCAGCAGCGACACCGGCGAGGTCGTCGGCATGGTGAAGATCGAAAGCCTCGGCTTCACCGACCTCAGCGTCAACACGGTCGAGAATTTCCGCATCCTGTGCGAATGGATCGGCACCGCGCTGGCCAAGGCACGCCAATACCGCACCGCCAACGAGCAGCGCGTCTTCACCGACGAGGCGCTCTACTCCTCCAGCTATATCGGCCGGCAGGCGGAGTTCCTCGCCCTGCTCGGCCGCCGCATGGGGTTCGAGACCACCGCCATCACCATCCGCCCCACCGGCCTGTCGCGCCTGTCCGTCGCCCAGCGCGCCGATCTTGCCGCCGCCATCGGCGAGGCGGTGCGCGGCAGCCTGCGCGACACCGACCTCGCCTGCGATTTCGGCCATCAGGGCACGTCCTTCGGCGTGGTCCTGGCCGGCACGCCGCTGGAGGGCGCCAAGCAGGTGGAGGCGAAGCTGGAACGCGCGGTGCGCGAGGCGCTGCCCGCCGGCCTGTCCAACATCCCCATCGGCTTCGTCACCCGCCGCATCGACCCGCCCGAATCCGCCGCGCCGAGTGCCGGGGAGGGCATGGCATGA
- the pelF gene encoding GT4 family glycosyltransferase PelF translates to MSRSLPEAPRAPKADVCLLMEGSYPYVAGGVSTWTHDLIRSHADLTFHIVALVADRSARKLAYDLPPNVTGLTHVHLQDPPAGWRWQPGTGRLLRDLERPLARLQQGGGLAEVAEVLRLLAPRRGRIGKRALLNSEDAFRMVVRMCRAALPDASFLEYFWGSRALMSGLFATLLVPMPQAAVYHAISTGYAGLFAARARLETGRPALLTEHGIYTNERRIEILMAEWLFEGADTSLALDKKKRDLRDLWLDTFASYSKACYDACDRIITLYGGNQEFQRRQGADPAKLMIVPNGIDYAGYSQVQRDSTPRPPTIALIGRVVPIKDVKTYIRAAAILREDIPDLKAMILGPLEEDPGYVEECRTIVKHLGLEQTVIFAGRVRLTDWLGKVDAIALTSVSEAQPLVILEAGASGVPTVATDVGSCSELLMGRPDEVPPLGPGGAVTPLASPLDTARELRALLLDRPWRERCAQAIARRVAQSYDKVAIDRIYRAIYDEHIAMPTRPTHDQQDFQLSGAA, encoded by the coding sequence ATGAGCCGATCTCTCCCTGAAGCTCCCCGGGCCCCGAAGGCCGACGTCTGCCTGCTGATGGAGGGATCCTATCCCTATGTCGCCGGCGGCGTGTCGACCTGGACCCACGACCTGATCCGTTCCCATGCCGACCTGACCTTCCACATCGTGGCCCTGGTCGCCGACCGCAGCGCCCGCAAGCTCGCCTACGACCTGCCGCCCAACGTGACCGGCCTGACCCATGTCCATCTCCAGGATCCCCCCGCCGGCTGGCGCTGGCAGCCCGGCACCGGCCGGCTGCTGCGGGATCTGGAGCGGCCGCTTGCCCGCTTGCAGCAGGGGGGAGGGCTGGCCGAGGTGGCCGAGGTTCTCCGGCTGCTGGCGCCGCGCCGCGGCCGGATCGGCAAGCGGGCGCTGCTGAATTCCGAGGACGCCTTCCGGATGGTGGTGCGCATGTGCAGGGCCGCCCTGCCGGACGCTTCCTTCCTTGAGTATTTCTGGGGCAGCCGCGCGTTGATGAGCGGTCTGTTCGCCACGCTGCTGGTGCCGATGCCGCAGGCCGCCGTCTACCATGCCATCTCCACCGGCTATGCCGGGCTGTTCGCCGCGCGGGCGCGGCTGGAGACCGGCCGGCCGGCCCTGCTGACCGAACACGGCATCTACACCAACGAACGGCGCATCGAGATCCTGATGGCCGAATGGCTGTTCGAGGGGGCCGACACCTCGCTGGCGCTCGACAAGAAGAAGCGCGACCTGCGCGATCTGTGGCTGGACACCTTCGCCAGCTATTCCAAGGCCTGTTACGACGCCTGCGACCGCATCATCACCCTGTATGGCGGAAACCAGGAGTTCCAGCGCCGCCAGGGCGCCGATCCGGCCAAGCTGATGATCGTGCCCAACGGCATCGACTATGCCGGCTATTCCCAGGTGCAGCGCGATTCCACGCCGCGCCCGCCGACCATCGCCCTGATCGGCCGCGTCGTGCCGATCAAGGACGTGAAGACCTATATCCGTGCCGCAGCCATCCTGCGCGAGGACATCCCCGACCTGAAGGCGATGATCCTGGGACCGCTGGAGGAGGATCCCGGCTATGTCGAGGAATGCCGCACCATCGTGAAGCATCTGGGGTTGGAGCAGACGGTGATCTTCGCCGGCCGGGTCAGGCTGACCGACTGGTTGGGAAAGGTCGATGCCATCGCGCTGACCAGCGTCAGCGAGGCGCAGCCGCTGGTGATCCTGGAGGCCGGGGCGTCCGGCGTGCCGACCGTGGCGACCGACGTCGGGTCCTGCTCCGAACTGCTGATGGGCCGCCCGGACGAGGTGCCGCCGCTGGGGCCGGGCGGGGCGGTGACGCCGCTGGCCAGCCCGCTCGACACCGCGCGGGAGCTGCGCGCCCTGCTGCTCGACCGTCCCTGGCGCGAGCGCTGTGCCCAGGCCATCGCCCGGCGCGTCGCCCAGTCCTACGACAAGGTCGCCATCGACCGCATCTATCGCGCCATCTATGACGAGCACATCGCCATGCCGACCCGGCCGACGCATGACCAGCAGGACTTCCAGCTGAGCGGGGCCGCCTGA
- the pelG gene encoding exopolysaccharide Pel transporter PelG → MAGIGFALRRLARRDDLLGVLQGYAHSAFITSGPWMFTILALAGITLFGRDLVGVEELTLFRVVVIYNFCFSVVFTGPLVLVATRYLADAIYAKEVEAAPGMLLATLGLAYAIAALTAGPFYPLFSGLPMPVMLGGLVNFFLVCGIWVVSIFLSALKDYLAVTVAFGVGMATGMAGAVLLGDRFGAAGMVWGFSAGLAAIQFGLIARVLAEYPYPVGRMFAFLGYFRKYADLALIGLFANAAVWTDKWIMWFAPERELVSGAMAIYSAYDGAMFIAYLTTLPALTLFTVNIETRFFEHYQGFYRDIQKHATYDQIARNHSAIIAALLDSSRNLIILQGAVCAVCIFLAPAIVGVLGLQYQQIGMFRFGVLGAFFQVLFLFCTVILAYFDLRARNLTAQLVYLVTNGGFTLLFSGMGFPWYGYGYFLASLLAFAVAYLMVADAVRRLPYFAFVANNPSVR, encoded by the coding sequence ATGGCCGGCATCGGCTTCGCGCTCCGCCGGCTGGCCCGGCGCGACGACCTGCTGGGCGTGTTGCAGGGCTATGCCCATTCCGCCTTCATCACCTCCGGCCCCTGGATGTTCACCATCCTGGCGCTGGCCGGCATCACGCTGTTCGGCCGCGATCTGGTGGGGGTGGAGGAGCTGACGCTGTTCCGCGTCGTGGTGATCTACAATTTCTGCTTCTCGGTCGTCTTCACCGGACCGCTGGTGCTGGTCGCCACCCGCTATCTCGCCGACGCCATCTATGCCAAGGAGGTGGAGGCCGCACCCGGCATGCTGCTGGCGACGCTGGGTCTGGCCTATGCCATCGCGGCCTTGACCGCCGGCCCCTTCTATCCGCTGTTCAGCGGCCTGCCGATGCCGGTCATGCTGGGCGGGCTGGTGAACTTCTTCCTGGTCTGCGGCATCTGGGTGGTGTCGATCTTCCTGTCGGCGCTGAAGGACTATCTGGCCGTCACCGTCGCCTTCGGCGTCGGCATGGCCACCGGCATGGCCGGTGCCGTGCTGCTGGGCGACCGCTTCGGCGCGGCGGGGATGGTCTGGGGCTTCTCCGCCGGGCTGGCGGCGATCCAGTTCGGGCTGATCGCGCGGGTTCTGGCCGAATATCCCTATCCGGTGGGGCGGATGTTCGCCTTCCTCGGCTATTTCCGCAAATACGCCGATCTTGCGCTGATCGGCCTGTTCGCCAACGCCGCGGTGTGGACCGACAAGTGGATCATGTGGTTCGCGCCGGAACGCGAACTGGTCTCCGGCGCCATGGCGATCTACAGCGCCTATGACGGCGCCATGTTCATCGCCTATCTGACGACCCTGCCGGCCTTGACCCTGTTCACGGTGAACATCGAGACCCGCTTCTTCGAGCATTACCAGGGCTTCTATCGCGACATCCAGAAGCACGCGACCTACGACCAGATCGCCCGCAACCACAGCGCCATCATCGCCGCCCTGCTGGACAGCAGCCGCAACCTGATCATCCTGCAAGGGGCGGTCTGCGCCGTCTGCATCTTCCTGGCCCCGGCCATCGTCGGCGTCCTCGGCCTGCAATACCAGCAGATCGGCATGTTCCGCTTCGGCGTGCTCGGGGCCTTCTTCCAGGTGCTGTTCCTGTTCTGCACGGTGATCCTCGCCTATTTCGACCTGCGGGCGCGGAACCTGACGGCGCAGCTTGTCTATCTGGTAACCAACGGCGGCTTCACCCTGCTGTTCAGCGGCATGGGCTTCCCCTGGTACGGCTACGGTTATTTCCTCGCCTCGCTGCTGGCCTTTGCGGTCGCCTATCTGATGGTGGCGGACGCGGTGCGCCGGCTGCCCTATTTCGCCTTCGTCGCCAACAACCCGTCGGTGCGATGA